Proteins from a single region of Fusobacterium gonidiaformans ATCC 25563:
- a CDS encoding RnfABCDGE type electron transport complex subunit G, protein MKNKFVHYGAVLFIIAAVSAGILAAVNGFTSQVIANNAIQLVTEARKQVLPAAASFKEEEGKEVEGMTFIPGFDEAGSNVGYVVSVDQNGYAGNINFVLGLDMEGKITGINIISSGETPGLGARINEPEWQAHWIGEDDSHEFSKATDAFAGATISPNAVYTGMMRTIKAYKAEVIK, encoded by the coding sequence ATGAAAAATAAATTTGTACATTATGGAGCCGTACTATTTATTATTGCAGCAGTCTCTGCAGGGATTTTAGCTGCCGTTAATGGATTCACGAGCCAAGTGATTGCCAATAATGCAATTCAATTAGTGACGGAAGCTAGAAAGCAAGTTTTACCAGCAGCAGCTTCTTTTAAGGAAGAAGAAGGAAAAGAAGTAGAAGGGATGACTTTTATTCCTGGATTTGATGAAGCAGGATCTAATGTGGGATATGTCGTTTCTGTGGATCAAAATGGTTATGCTGGAAATATCAATTTTGTATTAGGATTGGATATGGAAGGAAAGATTACAGGAATCAATATTATTAGCAGTGGAGAAACTCCAGGATTAGGAGCTAGAATCAATGAACCAGAATGGCAAGCCCATTGGATTGGAGAAGATGATAGTCATGAATTCAGTAAAGCTACGGATGCTTTTGCCGGAGCTACTATTTCTCCAAATGCTGTGTACACAGGAATGATGAGAACCATTAAAGCCTATAAAGCTGAGGTGATAAAATAA
- a CDS encoding RnfABCDGE type electron transport complex subunit D: protein MSSILKMGPSPHIRTSETVESVMYDVIIALIPAFLIAVYVFGLRAIIVTGVAVLTCLVTEYICQKIMKQDISIFDGSAVLTGILFSFVIPVIMPLPYVIIGCIIAIALGKMVYGGLGHNIFNPALVGRAFVQASWPVAITTFAYDGRTGATMLDAMKRGLDINTVLIANSGNLYLDALIGKMGGCLGETSALALILGGCYLIYKKQIDWKVPAVMIGTVFVMTWAMGAADPIMQILSGGLMLGAFFMATDMVTSPHTDKGRVVFAFGIGFLVSCIRMKGGYPEGTAYAILIMNGVVPLINRYIRPKKFGEVKTNNEK, encoded by the coding sequence GTGAGTAGCATATTAAAGATGGGGCCATCACCTCATATAAGAACTTCAGAAACAGTTGAATCTGTTATGTATGATGTCATTATTGCATTGATACCTGCATTTCTTATTGCTGTTTATGTTTTTGGACTAAGAGCAATTATTGTTACAGGAGTAGCAGTGTTGACATGTTTAGTAACAGAATATATTTGTCAAAAAATTATGAAACAAGATATATCGATTTTTGATGGAAGTGCTGTATTAACAGGGATTTTATTTTCTTTTGTTATTCCAGTCATTATGCCATTACCTTATGTCATTATTGGGTGTATCATTGCCATTGCTCTTGGAAAAATGGTGTATGGAGGATTAGGACATAATATTTTTAACCCGGCTTTGGTTGGAAGAGCTTTTGTACAAGCATCTTGGCCAGTTGCCATTACAACATTTGCTTATGATGGAAGAACAGGAGCAACTATGTTGGATGCAATGAAAAGAGGATTGGATATTAACACTGTGCTAATTGCAAATAGTGGAAATTTATATTTAGATGCTTTGATTGGAAAAATGGGTGGATGTTTAGGAGAAACTTCTGCTTTAGCTCTAATCTTAGGTGGATGTTATTTAATTTATAAAAAGCAAATCGACTGGAAAGTTCCAGCTGTTATGATTGGAACTGTTTTTGTGATGACTTGGGCTATGGGGGCAGCAGATCCTATTATGCAAATCTTATCTGGAGGTTTGATGTTAGGAGCATTCTTCATGGCAACCGATATGGTAACAAGTCCTCATACAGATAAGGGAAGAGTTGTTTTTGCTTTTGGAATTGGATTTTTAGTTTCTTGTATTCGTATGAAGGGAGGATACCCAGAAGGGACAGCCTATGCAATCCTAATTATGAATGGAGTGGTACCTCTAATCAATCGATATATAAGACCTAAAAAATTTGGGGAGGTGAAGACAAACAATGAAAAATAA
- the rsxC gene encoding electron transport complex subunit RsxC, giving the protein MKFFGFRGGVHPPENKLQTETFPVEKLEAPKMLYVPLLQHIGAPLDPIVAVGDQVLKGQKIADSQGFLTSPIHSPVSGTVKKIEERVFPLMGTCKSIVIENDGQETWAELSKIENWETAEVKDLLAMIREKGIVGIGGASFPTHVKLNPPADTKIDTLLLNGAECEPYLNSDNRLMLENPSSIIEGVKIIKKILGVSTAIIGIEENKPEAIANMKKAAEGTGIEIAPLKTKYPQGGEKQLIKAVLNREVPSGKLPSSVGVVVQNTGTAAAIYEGLVHGTPLIEKVVTVSGKAIATPKNVRIAIGTPFSYLLDACGVDREKVDKLVMGGPMMGMAQFSEDAPVIKGTSGLLALTTEETNPYKPKACIGCGKCVSVCPMSLEPVMFARLAAFQQWEGLQNYHLMDCIECGSCAFICPANRPLTEAIKIGKAKLRSMKK; this is encoded by the coding sequence ATGAAATTTTTTGGTTTCAGAGGCGGTGTTCATCCACCTGAAAATAAATTGCAAACTGAAACTTTTCCTGTTGAAAAACTGGAAGCACCTAAAATGCTGTATGTACCACTATTACAACATATAGGAGCACCACTAGATCCCATTGTAGCAGTTGGAGATCAAGTATTGAAAGGACAAAAAATAGCGGATTCGCAAGGTTTTTTAACTTCACCTATTCACTCTCCAGTTAGCGGGACAGTAAAGAAAATTGAAGAACGAGTATTCCCCTTGATGGGAACTTGTAAATCCATTGTCATTGAAAATGATGGGCAAGAAACTTGGGCAGAACTTAGTAAAATTGAAAATTGGGAAACTGCAGAAGTAAAAGACTTATTGGCCATGATCAGAGAGAAAGGAATTGTAGGAATTGGGGGGGCAAGTTTTCCTACACATGTAAAATTAAACCCTCCTGCAGATACTAAGATTGATACTCTGTTATTAAATGGTGCTGAATGTGAACCATATTTAAATTCGGATAATCGTTTGATGCTAGAAAATCCTTCTTCTATTATAGAAGGAGTAAAAATTATCAAAAAAATCTTAGGAGTTTCCACAGCGATTATTGGAATTGAAGAAAATAAGCCAGAAGCAATTGCGAATATGAAAAAAGCCGCAGAAGGTACTGGTATTGAAATTGCTCCACTAAAGACAAAATATCCTCAAGGAGGAGAAAAACAACTGATTAAAGCTGTTTTAAATAGAGAGGTTCCATCTGGAAAATTACCTTCTTCTGTTGGTGTTGTTGTACAAAATACAGGAACAGCTGCAGCTATCTATGAAGGTTTAGTACATGGAACTCCATTGATTGAAAAAGTAGTAACTGTTTCAGGAAAAGCAATTGCAACACCTAAGAATGTTAGAATTGCAATTGGAACTCCATTCTCTTACTTATTAGATGCATGTGGAGTAGATCGGGAAAAAGTGGATAAACTAGTTATGGGAGGACCTATGATGGGAATGGCTCAATTCTCAGAAGATGCCCCTGTCATTAAAGGGACTTCTGGTTTATTAGCTTTGACAACAGAAGAAACAAATCCATATAAGCCAAAGGCATGTATTGGTTGTGGAAAATGTGTAAGTGTTTGTCCTATGAGTTTAGAACCTGTAATGTTTGCAAGATTAGCAGCTTTCCAACAATGGGAAGGCTTACAAAATTATCATTTGATGGATTGTATTGAATGTGGTTCCTGTGCATTTATTTGTCCAGCAAATCGACCATTAACAGAAGCTATTAAAATAGGAAAAGCAAAATTACGATCTATGAAGAAATAA
- the pth gene encoding aminoacyl-tRNA hydrolase — protein MKLVVGLGNPGKKYEKTRHNVGFMAIDLFLKKHSILGEKEKFLSKVVETNFQGEKVYFIKPQTYMNLSGNAIHEVVQFYKIDPVSEILVVYDDKDLPLGKLRYKVKGSSGGHNGMKSIISHIGQEFCRLKCGIGSTSGNVIDFVIGDFQKAEESELESMLEIAVEGIEDWLKNINSEKMMQKYNKK, from the coding sequence ATGAAATTAGTTGTAGGTTTAGGAAATCCAGGAAAAAAATATGAAAAAACACGTCATAATGTTGGATTTATGGCAATCGATTTATTTTTAAAAAAACATTCTATTTTAGGAGAGAAAGAAAAGTTCTTATCCAAAGTTGTGGAAACCAATTTTCAGGGAGAAAAAGTATATTTTATAAAACCACAAACTTATATGAATCTAAGTGGAAACGCTATTCATGAAGTGGTACAATTCTATAAAATAGATCCTGTGAGTGAAATTTTGGTGGTATATGATGATAAAGATTTACCATTAGGGAAGCTTCGATATAAGGTGAAGGGAAGTTCTGGAGGACATAATGGAATGAAATCGATTATATCTCATATAGGACAGGAATTCTGTAGATTAAAATGTGGAATTGGAAGTACAAGTGGTAATGTAATTGATTTTGTAATAGGAGATTTTCAAAAAGCAGAGGAATCAGAACTAGAGTCTATGTTGGAAATTGCAGTAGAAGGAATTGAAGACTGGTTAAAGAATATAAATTCTGAAAAAATGATGCAAAAATACAATAAGAAATGA
- the pheT gene encoding phenylalanine--tRNA ligase subunit beta: MLISLNWLKQYVDLKEDVLELEKALTMIGQEVENIEEQGKHLHHVVIGKIVDYQKHPNSDKLTLLQVDTGEETLQIVCGAPNHKLGDKVVVAKIGAILPGDFKIKKSEIRKVESYGMLCSEVELGIGTSADGIIILPEDAPIGEEYRKYAKLDDVVFELEITPNRPDCLSYIGIAREIGAYFERKIKYPMIVMDEIIDQVSTQAKITIEDKERCHRYMGRLIKNVKVGESPEWLKQRIQSMGLKPINNIVDITNFVMFECNQPMHAFDFDKLSGNEIFVRAAKEGEEIVTLDGVERKLNGELVIADGEKPIAIAGVIGGEATQIDENTKNIFLEVAYFTPENIRKTSRTLGIFTDSAYRNERGMDPEGIPYAMDRAASLIQQVAGGEILSKPLDKYLVRRELTEIPINLEKVNKFVGKALDLDTVGNILTNLEILIKPYGPNALLVTPPSHRADLTRPADIYEEIIRMYGFDNIEAKMPKEDISAGKTAERYEIQENLKKLLTEMGLHEVINYSFIPQKARNIFHYSQPVLEIQNPLSEDMAIMKPNLQYSLLANVRDNFNRNQYDLKFGEVSKTFVKVEGEDLAQEDIHLGIVLAGHKDKTLWNTGKESYDFYDIKAYVETVLAEMGIQNYNLIRSMDSNFHPGRSADIQIGRECIGTFGEVHPDIAEAMEIKKERVYLAELNITTMKKYSKKKLGYDRVSKYPAVLRDLAIVLDQDVLVGEMVKMIQKKHSLIEHIDIFDVYYGENLGEGKKSIAISIIFRDKKKTLSDTEIEENIQSILKLIREKYQGEIRQ, from the coding sequence ATGTTAATTTCGTTAAATTGGTTAAAACAATATGTGGACTTAAAAGAAGATGTATTGGAATTAGAAAAAGCTTTGACAATGATTGGTCAAGAAGTAGAAAATATAGAAGAACAAGGAAAACATTTACATCATGTTGTCATTGGAAAGATTGTGGATTATCAAAAACATCCAAATTCAGATAAATTAACTTTATTACAAGTTGATACAGGAGAAGAAACTTTACAAATTGTTTGTGGGGCTCCAAATCATAAATTGGGAGATAAGGTTGTTGTTGCAAAAATTGGAGCAATCTTGCCTGGGGATTTTAAAATTAAAAAGAGTGAAATTCGTAAGGTAGAGTCTTATGGAATGCTGTGCTCTGAGGTAGAATTGGGAATTGGTACTAGTGCTGATGGAATTATTATTTTACCGGAAGATGCTCCTATTGGGGAAGAATATAGAAAATATGCTAAATTAGATGATGTTGTCTTTGAATTAGAAATAACTCCTAATAGACCAGATTGTTTATCTTACATAGGAATTGCTAGAGAAATTGGAGCATATTTTGAAAGAAAGATTAAATATCCTATGATAGTAATGGATGAAATCATTGATCAAGTTTCTACACAAGCAAAAATTACGATAGAAGATAAAGAACGATGTCATCGATATATGGGAAGACTTATTAAAAATGTCAAAGTTGGAGAATCCCCGGAGTGGTTAAAACAAAGAATTCAAAGTATGGGATTGAAACCAATTAATAATATTGTGGATATTACAAATTTTGTAATGTTTGAATGTAACCAACCAATGCATGCCTTTGATTTTGATAAATTATCTGGAAATGAAATTTTTGTTCGTGCTGCAAAAGAAGGAGAAGAGATCGTTACTTTAGATGGAGTAGAACGAAAATTGAATGGGGAATTGGTCATTGCGGATGGAGAAAAACCAATTGCAATTGCTGGTGTAATTGGAGGAGAAGCAACTCAAATTGACGAAAATACTAAAAATATTTTTCTAGAAGTAGCTTACTTTACTCCTGAAAATATCAGAAAGACATCAAGAACTTTAGGAATTTTTACTGATTCTGCATATCGTAATGAAAGAGGAATGGATCCGGAAGGAATCCCTTATGCTATGGATAGAGCAGCATCTTTGATTCAACAAGTAGCAGGAGGAGAAATTTTATCGAAACCATTAGATAAATATTTAGTGAGAAGAGAATTAACGGAAATTCCTATTAACTTGGAAAAAGTAAATAAATTCGTGGGAAAAGCATTAGATTTAGATACTGTGGGGAATATTTTAACCAATTTAGAAATTTTAATTAAACCTTATGGTCCTAATGCTTTATTAGTAACACCACCAAGTCATAGAGCAGATTTAACAAGACCAGCAGATATTTATGAAGAAATTATTAGAATGTATGGTTTTGATAATATTGAAGCTAAGATGCCAAAAGAAGATATTTCCGCTGGAAAAACAGCAGAAAGGTATGAAATTCAAGAAAATTTAAAAAAATTATTAACAGAAATGGGATTGCATGAAGTAATCAATTATAGTTTTATTCCACAAAAAGCAAGAAATATTTTTCATTATTCACAACCGGTTTTAGAAATTCAAAATCCTTTAAGTGAAGATATGGCTATTATGAAACCTAATTTACAATATAGTTTATTGGCAAATGTAAGAGATAATTTTAATCGAAATCAATATGATTTAAAATTTGGAGAAGTTTCAAAGACGTTTGTTAAAGTAGAAGGAGAAGATTTAGCACAAGAAGATATTCATTTGGGAATAGTATTAGCGGGGCATAAAGATAAAACCTTGTGGAATACTGGAAAAGAAAGTTATGATTTTTATGATATAAAAGCCTATGTAGAAACAGTATTAGCAGAAATGGGAATTCAAAATTACAATTTAATTCGTTCTATGGATTCTAATTTCCATCCTGGAAGAAGTGCAGATATTCAAATTGGAAGAGAATGTATCGGGACTTTCGGAGAAGTCCATCCAGATATTGCAGAAGCAATGGAAATCAAAAAAGAAAGAGTGTATTTGGCAGAGTTAAATATCACAACTATGAAAAAATATAGCAAGAAAAAATTAGGTTATGACAGAGTAAGTAAGTATCCTGCAGTATTGCGAGATTTAGCGATTGTGTTAGATCAAGATGTTCTTGTGGGAGAGATGGTCAAAATGATTCAAAAGAAGCATTCTTTGATTGAGCACATTGATATTTTTGATGTTTACTATGGAGAAAATTTAGGAGAAGGGAAAAAATCAATTGCAATTAGTATTATTTTCCGAGATAAAAAGAAGACTCTTTCAGATACAGAAATTGAGGAAAATATTCAATCTATTTTGAAATTGATTCGAGAAAAATACCAAGGAGAAATTCGACAATAG
- the pheS gene encoding phenylalanine--tRNA ligase subunit alpha, producing MKQEITALQEEAKKEIELVSSLGQLDELRIKYMGKKGKLTDLSKGMKNLSAEERPEIGQLINDAKNEILEAFSSKNSILVKEQKEKKLKEEVIDISLPSRALSLGTEHPITETMNFMKDIFIKMGFDVADGPEIEYVKYNFDALNIPDSHPSRDLTDTFYMNPEVVLRTQTSPVQIRYMLEHKPPFRMICPGKVYRPDYDVSHTPMFHQMEGLVIGSNISFADLKGILTQFVKEVFGDTRVRFRPHFFPFTEPSAEMDVECNICHGEGCRVCKGSGWLEIMGCGMVDPEVLKAGGYNPEEVSGFAFGMGIERIAMLRLGIDDLRSFFENDIRFLKQF from the coding sequence ATGAAACAAGAGATTACAGCTTTGCAAGAAGAAGCAAAAAAAGAAATTGAACTTGTGAGTTCCTTAGGGCAATTAGATGAACTAAGAATCAAGTATATGGGGAAAAAAGGGAAATTAACTGATTTATCAAAAGGAATGAAAAATTTATCGGCAGAAGAAAGACCTGAGATAGGGCAATTAATCAATGATGCTAAAAATGAAATTTTAGAAGCTTTTTCTTCTAAAAATAGCATTTTAGTAAAAGAACAAAAAGAAAAAAAATTAAAAGAAGAAGTGATTGACATTAGTTTACCAAGTAGAGCTTTATCACTTGGAACGGAACATCCTATCACAGAAACCATGAATTTCATGAAGGATATTTTTATTAAAATGGGATTTGATGTAGCCGATGGGCCTGAAATAGAGTATGTAAAATACAATTTTGATGCTTTAAATATTCCGGATTCTCACCCTTCTAGAGATTTAACAGATACTTTTTATATGAATCCAGAGGTGGTATTAAGAACTCAAACATCTCCAGTGCAAATTAGATATATGTTAGAACATAAACCGCCATTTAGAATGATTTGTCCAGGAAAGGTTTATAGACCGGATTATGATGTATCTCATACTCCTATGTTTCATCAAATGGAAGGTTTAGTGATTGGAAGTAATATTTCTTTTGCAGATTTAAAAGGAATCTTAACTCAGTTTGTAAAAGAAGTGTTTGGAGATACTCGAGTACGATTTAGGCCACATTTTTTCCCATTTACAGAACCAAGTGCAGAAATGGATGTAGAATGTAACATTTGTCATGGAGAAGGATGCCGAGTATGTAAAGGTAGCGGATGGCTGGAAATTATGGGCTGTGGAATGGTTGATCCTGAAGTGCTAAAAGCTGGGGGATACAATCCGGAGGAAGTGAGTGGTTTTGCATTTGGAATGGGAATTGAAAGAATTGCCATGTTACGATTAGGTATTGATGATTTACGATCCTTTTTTGAAAATGATATTCGATTTTTAAAACAATTCTAA
- a CDS encoding YfcE family phosphodiesterase has product MKILFMSDSHNHFSLLVEMMEREKPERVFAMGDYTKDFEELSYLYSEIPFEIVKGNCDFWDHHFSEEKLVLLKGKRIFLTHGHLYGVKSSYDSLRQMGKNMKCDIILFGHTHREYFEKKEIILANPGAAQDGKYGILNIENTKVEIILKRL; this is encoded by the coding sequence ATGAAAATTCTATTTATGAGCGATTCTCACAATCATTTTTCGTTGTTAGTGGAAATGATGGAAAGAGAAAAACCTGAACGAGTTTTTGCAATGGGAGATTATACAAAAGACTTTGAAGAATTATCTTATTTATATTCCGAAATTCCTTTTGAGATTGTAAAAGGAAATTGTGATTTTTGGGATCATCATTTTTCAGAAGAAAAATTAGTTTTATTAAAAGGAAAACGGATTTTTTTAACACATGGTCATTTGTATGGAGTAAAATCTAGTTATGATTCTTTAAGACAGATGGGAAAAAACATGAAATGTGATATTATTTTATTTGGTCATACACATCGTGAATATTTTGAAAAAAAAGAGATAATATTGGCAAATCCAGGAGCAGCTCAAGATGGGAAATATGGAATTTTAAATATAGAAAATACAAAAGTAGAAATTATATTAAAAAGATTATAG
- the gyrA gene encoding DNA gyrase subunit A — protein MSNISNRYIEEELKESYLDYSMSVIVSRALPDVRDGLKPVHRRILFAMNEMGMTNDKPFKKSARIVGEVLGKYHPHGDTAVYNTMVRMAQEFNYRYMLVEGHGNFGSIDGDSAAAMRYTEARMSKITAELLEDIDKNTIDFRKNFDDSLDEPTVLPSKLPHLLLNGSTGIAVGMATNIPPHNLGELVDGSLQLIDNPEISDLELMEYIKGPDFPTGGIIDGKKGIRDAYLTGRGKIRVRGKVKIEENKNGKFFLIIEEIPYQLNKSTLIERIANLVKEKKITGIVDLRDESNREGIRVVIELKKGEEPELVLNKLYKYTELQSTFGVIMLALVNNVPKVLTLKQMLCEYISHRFQVITRRTLFDLDKAQKRAHILQGYRIALENINRIIEMIRSSKDANQAKEQLIEKYAFTEIQAKSILDMRLQRLTGLEREKVEAEYQDLEKLIIELQDILSYDNKIYDIMKQELLKVKDTYGDKRRTHIEEERMEILPEDLIKDEEMIITCTNKGYIKRIEANKYKSQNRGGKGVTGLNTIDDDVVDTILTASNLDTLMIFTDKGKVYNIKVYQLPELSRQSRGRLISNLLRIGEEEKIRAIIKTRVFDKEKELVFVTKQGIVKKTSLEEFKNINTGGLIAIKFKEEDDLIYVGLVEAAENEVFIATRKGFAVRFPNDNVRPTGRNTMGVKGIELREGDEVVSALLIKEKEMDILTITENGYGKRTRLDEYPSHNRGGKGVINLRCNEKTGNIVSVLTALDEEELVCITSNGIIIRTPMNSISRFSRAAQGVIIMKVALDEKVASITRIKAEEEKEEI, from the coding sequence ATGTCTAACATAAGCAATAGATATATAGAAGAAGAATTAAAAGAATCCTATTTAGACTATTCTATGAGTGTTATTGTCAGTAGAGCTCTTCCAGATGTTCGAGATGGATTAAAACCGGTTCATAGAAGAATTTTATTTGCTATGAATGAAATGGGAATGACAAATGATAAACCTTTTAAAAAATCTGCAAGAATCGTAGGGGAAGTTTTGGGAAAGTATCATCCACACGGAGATACAGCCGTTTATAATACTATGGTGAGAATGGCACAAGAATTCAATTATCGTTATATGTTGGTAGAAGGACATGGAAATTTTGGATCCATTGATGGAGATTCTGCTGCTGCCATGAGATATACCGAAGCAAGAATGTCTAAGATAACAGCAGAATTATTAGAAGACATTGATAAAAATACCATAGATTTTCGAAAAAATTTTGATGATTCTTTAGATGAACCTACGGTATTACCATCGAAATTACCACATCTATTATTGAATGGATCGACAGGAATTGCAGTCGGAATGGCAACAAATATTCCACCTCATAATTTAGGGGAATTAGTAGATGGTTCTTTACAATTGATTGATAATCCAGAAATTTCAGATTTAGAATTAATGGAATATATTAAGGGACCTGATTTTCCAACTGGTGGAATCATTGATGGAAAAAAAGGAATTCGGGATGCTTATTTAACAGGGCGAGGAAAAATTCGGGTTCGTGGTAAGGTAAAAATTGAAGAAAATAAAAATGGAAAATTTTTTCTCATTATAGAAGAAATTCCATATCAATTAAATAAATCAACTTTAATTGAAAGAATAGCTAATTTGGTAAAAGAAAAAAAGATAACAGGAATTGTAGATTTACGAGACGAATCCAATAGAGAAGGAATTCGAGTTGTCATTGAATTGAAAAAAGGAGAAGAACCTGAATTAGTTTTAAATAAGTTATATAAATACACAGAGTTACAAAGCACCTTTGGTGTTATTATGTTAGCGTTGGTGAATAATGTTCCTAAAGTATTGACATTAAAACAAATGCTTTGTGAATATATTTCCCACCGTTTTCAAGTTATTACAAGAAGAACTCTATTTGATTTGGATAAGGCTCAAAAAAGAGCTCATATTTTACAAGGATACAGAATTGCTTTGGAAAATATTAATCGAATTATTGAAATGATTCGAAGTTCGAAAGATGCCAATCAAGCAAAAGAACAATTGATTGAAAAATATGCTTTTACAGAAATTCAAGCGAAGTCGATTCTAGATATGAGATTGCAAAGATTAACAGGCTTGGAACGAGAAAAAGTAGAAGCAGAATATCAAGATTTAGAAAAATTGATTATTGAATTGCAAGATATTTTATCTTATGATAATAAAATTTATGATATTATGAAACAGGAATTATTAAAAGTCAAAGATACTTATGGTGACAAAAGAAGAACTCATATTGAAGAAGAAAGAATGGAAATTTTACCAGAAGATTTGATTAAAGATGAAGAGATGATTATCACTTGCACAAATAAGGGATATATTAAGAGAATTGAGGCAAATAAATATAAATCACAAAATCGTGGAGGAAAAGGAGTTACTGGTTTAAATACGATCGATGATGATGTGGTAGATACTATTTTAACAGCTTCGAATTTAGATACTTTAATGATTTTTACAGACAAAGGAAAAGTATATAATATCAAAGTTTATCAACTTCCTGAATTATCACGACAATCTAGAGGAAGACTGATTAGTAATTTATTACGAATTGGAGAAGAAGAAAAAATAAGGGCTATTATTAAAACAAGAGTTTTTGATAAAGAAAAAGAGCTTGTATTCGTGACAAAACAAGGAATTGTGAAGAAAACTAGTTTAGAGGAGTTTAAAAATATCAATACAGGTGGTTTAATTGCCATTAAGTTTAAAGAAGAGGATGATCTAATCTATGTCGGTTTAGTAGAAGCAGCAGAAAATGAAGTATTTATTGCAACTCGTAAAGGTTTTGCTGTTAGATTCCCAAATGATAATGTGAGACCAACAGGTCGAAATACTATGGGAGTGAAGGGAATTGAGTTGCGAGAAGGGGATGAGGTTGTTTCGGCACTTCTTATTAAAGAAAAAGAAATGGATATTTTAACCATTACTGAAAACGGTTATGGAAAAAGAACAAGACTAGATGAATATCCTTCTCATAATCGTGGAGGAAAGGGAGTTATTAATTTACGTTGTAATGAGAAAACAGGAAATATTGTTTCTGTTTTGACTGCCTTAGATGAGGAAGAGCTAGTTTGCATTACTTCTAATGGAATTATTATTCGAACTCCAATGAATTCCATTTCACGTTTCAGTAGAGCTGCTCAAGGAGTCATTATTATGAAAGTAGCTTTAGATGAAAAGGTAGCTTCTATCACTAGAATTAAAGCGGAAGAAGAGAAAGAGGAAATATGA